The proteins below are encoded in one region of Pseudophryne corroboree isolate aPseCor3 chromosome 8, aPseCor3.hap2, whole genome shotgun sequence:
- the LOC134949600 gene encoding proline-rich protein 36-like, translating to MIQSSLVPASILCFQASCPSKHLVPPSTSAPQAPPCLQLPPCLQAPRASKHLRASKHLRASKHLVPPSTSCLQAPPRLKHLRASSYLRASSYLRASSYLRASKHLRASKHLVPPSTSCLQAPPCLQLPPCLQLPPCLQLPPCLQLPPCLQAPPCLQAPRASKHPVPPSTSAPQSTSVPPVTSVSPSTSCLQAPRPSKHLGVSKHLRASKHLRASKHLRASKGLPALPVLPVPQCLQYHSVSNISVPQPSLFLQVLSYRRPTRIPLGLPPAVLVLHEEDLHPAISTTTQWRFLFPVIGRSPESTTLPNQ from the exons atgatccagagctccctcgtccctgcaagcatcctgtgcttccaagcatcctgtccctccaagcacctcgtgcctccaagcacctccgcgcctcaagcacctccgtgcctccagttacctccgtgtctccaagcacctcgtgcctccaagcacctccgtgcctccaagcacctccgtgcctccaagcacctcgtgcctccaagcacctcgtgcctccaagcacctccgcgcctcaagcacctccgtgcctccagttacctccgtgcctccagttacctccgtgcctccagttacctccgtgcctccaagcacctccgtgcctccaagcacctcgtgcctccaagcacctcgtgcctccaagcacctccgtgcctccagttacctccgtgcctccagttacctccgtgcctccagttacctccgtgcctccagttacctccgtgcctccaagcacctccgtgcctccaagcacctcgtgcctccaagcaccccgtgcctccaagcacctccgcgcctcaaagcacctccgtgcctccagttacctccgtgtctccaagcacctcgtgcctccaagcacctcgtccctccaaacacctcggtgtctccaaacacctccgtgcctccaagcacctccgtgcctccaaacacctccgtgcctccaagggtctcccagcactccctgtactcccagtacctcagtgccttcaataccacagtgtctccaatatctcagtaccccagccttcattatttctacaagtcttgtcttacaggagacctacaagaattcctctgggcctcccgcctgccgtcttagttctgcatgaggaagacctacatccggccatctctactacgacccagtggcggttcctcttcccggtcatcggaagaagccccgagtccacaacactcccaaaccag TAA